A single Natrinema pellirubrum DSM 15624 DNA region contains:
- a CDS encoding HEWD family protein has protein sequence MSTQVRKPTARVCEECSRVERWDETLEAWQLALEDDEKQVGNPHCIHEWDINGTFNPVNDDE, from the coding sequence ATGAGTACACAGGTACGGAAACCGACCGCGAGAGTCTGCGAAGAATGCAGTCGAGTCGAACGATGGGACGAGACCCTCGAGGCCTGGCAACTCGCGCTCGAGGACGACGAGAAGCAAGTCGGTAACCCACACTGCATCCACGAGTGGGATATCAACGGTACGTTCAATCCGGTCAACGACGACGAGTAG
- the cutA gene encoding divalent-cation tolerance protein CutA → MPTVYVTAPPEAATEITETLVEERLAACVNRLEATSTYRWKGEIHRDEEVVLLAKTTDDAYDDLVDRVLQLHPDDVPCIERFDESDVLESFATWRADSVE, encoded by the coding sequence ATGCCGACCGTCTACGTCACAGCACCGCCCGAGGCGGCTACGGAAATCACCGAGACGCTCGTCGAGGAACGGCTCGCGGCCTGCGTCAATCGCCTCGAGGCGACCTCGACGTACCGCTGGAAGGGAGAAATCCACCGCGACGAGGAGGTCGTCCTGCTCGCGAAGACCACCGACGACGCCTACGATGACCTCGTCGACCGCGTCCTGCAACTGCATCCCGACGACGTGCCCTGTATCGAACGCTTCGACGAGAGCGACGTCCTCGAGTCATTTGCGACGTGGCGCGCCGATAGCGTCGAGTAG